The Salvelinus fontinalis isolate EN_2023a chromosome 36, ASM2944872v1, whole genome shotgun sequence genome window below encodes:
- the LOC129835548 gene encoding low affinity immunoglobulin gamma Fc region receptor II-like isoform X2, translated as MMELTPLCWQLLLLSTLVYCSLGQGGASLSVSPDRSQFFEFESVSLSCEVQGTSAGWRVVRNTTRENLSECNTDWGKQQGSSCIMSLVPSSSGAYWCESGSGEHSNAVNITVHDGAVILESPALPVTEGDSVTLRCRYQGTPSNLTADFYKDGSLIRTETTGEMTIPAVSKSDEGLYKCTNSEGESPESWMTVTDGAVILESPALPVTEGDSVTLRCRYQGTPSNLTADFYKDGSLIRNETTGEMTIPAVSKSDEGLYKCTNSKGESPESQMNVTDGGSTSSSSYSSLLLPLSMSGVVAALSISLIILLVLFCKRNKDVAAEPRDVTYADVRIIQDPEPRRRREKSPGADPVYSAVKTSNTTVPGGSGPGDVTYADINHTEKRQHNRRRENVVPDPVYSAVKTDRQTGQKVIPDPVYSAVKTDKQRHR; from the exons cctctctgAGTGTCAGTCCTGACAGATCTCAGTTCTTTGAATTTGAGTCTGTCTCTCTGAGCTGTGAGGTTCAGGGGACCTCTGCTGGATGGAGAGTGGTGAGGAACACAACGAGAGAAAACCTTTCAGAGTGTAATACTGACTGGGGAAAACAACAAGGGTCTTCATGCATCATGTCACTAGTACCATCATCCAGTGGAGCGTACTGGTGTGAGTCTGGGTCTGGAGAACACAGCAATGCTGTCAACATCACAGTACATG atggagctgtgatcctggagagtccTGCCCTTCCTGTGACTGAGGGAGATTCTGTGACTCTGCGCTGCAGATATCAGGGAACTCCCTCTAACCTCACAGCTGATTTCTACAAAGATGGATCCCTCATCAGGACTGAGACTACAGGAGAGATGACCATCCCTGCAGTATCCAAGTCAGATGAAGGACTTTACAAGTGTACCAACTCTGAAGGAGAATCCCCAGAGAGCTGGATGACTGTGACAG atggagctgtgatcctggagagtccTGCCCTTCCTGTGACTGAGGGAGATTCTGTGACTCTGCGCTGCAGATATCAGGGAACTCCCTCTAACCTCACAGCTGATTTCTACAAAGATGGATCCCTCATCAGGAATGAGACTACAGGAGAGATGACCATCCCTGCAGTATCCAAGTCAGACGAAGGACTCTACAAGTGTACCAACTCTAAAGGAGAATCACCAGAGAGCCAGATGAATGTGACAG ATGGAGGCTCTACCTCATCCTCCtcatactcctctctcctcctccctctgtctatgtCTGGGGTGGTGgctgctctctccatctctctgatcATTCTACTGGTCCTGTTCTGCAAGAGGAACAAAGATGTAGCAGCTGAACCCAGAGATGTTACGTATGCTGACGTTAGAATCATACAGGACCCAGAACCCAGGAGAaggagag AGAAGTCTCCAGGAGCTGATCCAGTCTACTCTGCAGTGAAGACCtccaacaccacag ttccaggtggatctgGTCCAGGTGATGTGACCTATGCTGACATCAACCACACAGAGAAGAGACAACACAACAGGAGGAGAG AGAACGTTGTTCCAGACCCTGTCTACTCAGcagtgaagacagacagacagacaggtcagaagGTCATTCCAGACCCTGTCTACTCAGCGGtgaagacagacaaacagagacacag GTAG
- the LOC129835548 gene encoding low affinity immunoglobulin gamma Fc region receptor II-like isoform X1, translated as MMELTPLCWQLLLLSTLVYCSLGQGGASLSVSPDRSQFFEFESVSLSCEVQGTSAGWRVVRNTTRENLSECNTDWGKQQGSSCIMSLVPSSSGAYWCESGSGEHSNAVNITVHETDGAVILESPALPVTEGDSVTLRCRYQGTPSNLTADFYKDGSLIRTETTGEMTIPAVSKSDEGLYKCTNSEGESPESWMTVTDGAVILESPALPVTEGDSVTLRCRYQGTPSNLTADFYKDGSLIRNETTGEMTIPAVSKSDEGLYKCTNSKGESPESQMNVTDGGSTSSSSYSSLLLPLSMSGVVAALSISLIILLVLFCKRNKDVAAEPRDVTYADVRIIQDPEPRRRREKSPGADPVYSAVKTSNTTVPGGSGPGDVTYADINHTEKRQHNRRRENVVPDPVYSAVKTDRQTGQKVIPDPVYSAVKTDKQRHR; from the exons cctctctgAGTGTCAGTCCTGACAGATCTCAGTTCTTTGAATTTGAGTCTGTCTCTCTGAGCTGTGAGGTTCAGGGGACCTCTGCTGGATGGAGAGTGGTGAGGAACACAACGAGAGAAAACCTTTCAGAGTGTAATACTGACTGGGGAAAACAACAAGGGTCTTCATGCATCATGTCACTAGTACCATCATCCAGTGGAGCGTACTGGTGTGAGTCTGGGTCTGGAGAACACAGCAATGCTGTCAACATCACAGTACATG aaacagatggagctgtgatcctggagagtccTGCCCTTCCTGTGACTGAGGGAGATTCTGTGACTCTGCGCTGCAGATATCAGGGAACTCCCTCTAACCTCACAGCTGATTTCTACAAAGATGGATCCCTCATCAGGACTGAGACTACAGGAGAGATGACCATCCCTGCAGTATCCAAGTCAGATGAAGGACTTTACAAGTGTACCAACTCTGAAGGAGAATCCCCAGAGAGCTGGATGACTGTGACAG atggagctgtgatcctggagagtccTGCCCTTCCTGTGACTGAGGGAGATTCTGTGACTCTGCGCTGCAGATATCAGGGAACTCCCTCTAACCTCACAGCTGATTTCTACAAAGATGGATCCCTCATCAGGAATGAGACTACAGGAGAGATGACCATCCCTGCAGTATCCAAGTCAGACGAAGGACTCTACAAGTGTACCAACTCTAAAGGAGAATCACCAGAGAGCCAGATGAATGTGACAG ATGGAGGCTCTACCTCATCCTCCtcatactcctctctcctcctccctctgtctatgtCTGGGGTGGTGgctgctctctccatctctctgatcATTCTACTGGTCCTGTTCTGCAAGAGGAACAAAGATGTAGCAGCTGAACCCAGAGATGTTACGTATGCTGACGTTAGAATCATACAGGACCCAGAACCCAGGAGAaggagag AGAAGTCTCCAGGAGCTGATCCAGTCTACTCTGCAGTGAAGACCtccaacaccacag ttccaggtggatctgGTCCAGGTGATGTGACCTATGCTGACATCAACCACACAGAGAAGAGACAACACAACAGGAGGAGAG AGAACGTTGTTCCAGACCCTGTCTACTCAGcagtgaagacagacagacagacaggtcagaagGTCATTCCAGACCCTGTCTACTCAGCGGtgaagacagacaaacagagacacag GTAG
- the LOC129835548 gene encoding low affinity immunoglobulin gamma Fc region receptor II-like isoform X3 — translation MMELTPLCWQLLLLSTLVYCSLGQGGASLSVSPDRSQFFEFESVSLSCEVQGTSAGWRVVRNTTRENLSECNTDWGKQQGSSCIMSLVPSSSGAYWCESGSGEHSNAVNITVHDGAVILESPALPVTEGDSVTLRCRYQGTPSNLTADFYKDGSLIRNETTGEMTIPAVSKSDEGLYKCTNSKGESPESQMNVTDGGSTSSSSYSSLLLPLSMSGVVAALSISLIILLVLFCKRNKDVAAEPRDVTYADVRIIQDPEPRRRREKSPGADPVYSAVKTSNTTVPGGSGPGDVTYADINHTEKRQHNRRRENVVPDPVYSAVKTDRQTGQKVIPDPVYSAVKTDKQRHR, via the exons cctctctgAGTGTCAGTCCTGACAGATCTCAGTTCTTTGAATTTGAGTCTGTCTCTCTGAGCTGTGAGGTTCAGGGGACCTCTGCTGGATGGAGAGTGGTGAGGAACACAACGAGAGAAAACCTTTCAGAGTGTAATACTGACTGGGGAAAACAACAAGGGTCTTCATGCATCATGTCACTAGTACCATCATCCAGTGGAGCGTACTGGTGTGAGTCTGGGTCTGGAGAACACAGCAATGCTGTCAACATCACAGTACATG atggagctgtgatcctggagagtccTGCCCTTCCTGTGACTGAGGGAGATTCTGTGACTCTGCGCTGCAGATATCAGGGAACTCCCTCTAACCTCACAGCTGATTTCTACAAAGATGGATCCCTCATCAGGAATGAGACTACAGGAGAGATGACCATCCCTGCAGTATCCAAGTCAGACGAAGGACTCTACAAGTGTACCAACTCTAAAGGAGAATCACCAGAGAGCCAGATGAATGTGACAG ATGGAGGCTCTACCTCATCCTCCtcatactcctctctcctcctccctctgtctatgtCTGGGGTGGTGgctgctctctccatctctctgatcATTCTACTGGTCCTGTTCTGCAAGAGGAACAAAGATGTAGCAGCTGAACCCAGAGATGTTACGTATGCTGACGTTAGAATCATACAGGACCCAGAACCCAGGAGAaggagag AGAAGTCTCCAGGAGCTGATCCAGTCTACTCTGCAGTGAAGACCtccaacaccacag ttccaggtggatctgGTCCAGGTGATGTGACCTATGCTGACATCAACCACACAGAGAAGAGACAACACAACAGGAGGAGAG AGAACGTTGTTCCAGACCCTGTCTACTCAGcagtgaagacagacagacagacaggtcagaagGTCATTCCAGACCCTGTCTACTCAGCGGtgaagacagacaaacagagacacag GTAG